The nucleotide window AAAACCTGCTTTCGCTGCTGCCGGTGGGCAGTGACATCTTTGTGGTGGGTGAAAACCGCAGCGGCGTACGCAGCGCAGAACAGATGCTTGAATCCTGGGCAACCCTGAACAAAATCGACAGCGCCCGCCGCTGTGGTCTCTATCACGGTACTCTCGACAAGCAGTCAACGTTTGATGCTGAAGCTTACTGGGATGAGTATCCGCTTGCGCATCTGACCATTAAAACGTTGCCTGGCGTATTCAGCCGTGACGGTCTTGACGCTGGCAGCAACCTGCTGCTCTCCACGCTGCGCCCGCACATGAAAGGCAAAGTGCTGGATATCGGCTGTGGCGCAGGCGTGCTCTCTGCCATGCTGGCCAGCTTCTCGCCGAAGGTTCGTCTCTTTATGACCGACGTTAACGCCGCCGCTGTGGAGGCCAGTAAAGCTACGCTGGCGGCTAACGGTCTGGAGGGCGAAGTGTTTGCCAGTGACGTCTACTCAGAAGTGAATGGCCGTTACGACATGATTATCTCCAACCCGCCGTTCCATGATGGGATGCAGACCAGCCTGGACGCAGCGCAGACGTTGATCCGCGGCGCGGCAAAACATCTGAATATGGGCGGCGAACTGCGCATCGTAGCCAACGCCTTCCTGCCCTATCCGCAGGTGCTGGATGAGACCTTTGGCAGCCATGAAGTGCTGGTGCAAAACGGCCGCTTCAAAGTGTATCGTGCTGTCCTGCAACGCGCAGCGAAAGCGAAGCGCTAAAGAGAGAGCGGCGAAAAAATCGCCGCTGTTTTACCCAGCAAGTTCCTGATTCCCCACCTCAAGCCGCAGAAAGTGACTTTTTACAACGATTCTGGCAACAGCGCTAAATAACTGTTGACGTCCCCCGGAAAATCTCTAGAATGCGCCTCCGTGGTTGCAATACAGTTTACCTGTATTGAAGGTATGCGAAGGTGGCGGAATTGGTAGACGCGCTAGCTTCAGGTGTTAGTGTCCTAACGGACGTGAGGGTTCAAGTCCCTCTCTTCGCACCAACAATCACGTTGTTCATATTACGCAGCATTAGAGCGATGGTGGCGGAATTGGTAGACGCGCTAGCTTCAGGTGTTAGTGTTCTTACGGACGTGAGGGTTCAAGTCCCTCCCTTCGCACCAATGCGGTGATATGAATAAAGAAAGTTCAACAGGATGCGAAGGTGGCGGAATTGGTAGACGCGCTAGCTTCAGGTGTTAGTGTTCTTACGGACGTGAGGGTTCAAGTCCCTCTCTTCGCACCAAGTTGATTCTCTCTGTTTTGCCTCGCTTACTGCCTCTTTTACCTTATGTAACACCTCCTTTTTCCTTAAGCTTTGCCACTACGTTTCTCTTTAATCCTTGTCAGTTCTCTTATTACAGTGCCCTTTCCCTCTGTTTATAGCGCCCCAAATTTCAGGGTTATTGCCGCCACGCCTCCGGCCAGCGCCAGACAGGAAGGCAGCAGCAGATAATGGCGCAGACGTTTGTGAAACAGCATCACTAACGTGGCTAAAAGAGCACTCACCATGACCACTCTCCACCCGGAGAACGAGAGATTCATCAGGGCGATAAGGGGCATCAGTGCACAGGGCAGCAAAACTCCCCAGCCGCTATCAAGCCGTTTACCTGACATCCAGCTGATTCCCCAAAGTCCGCATGCGGCGATCATTGCTGTCAACATCGCTCTACCCACACCTTTTCAAATGATAATGATTACCAATAGCATATAAGAATATTTATCACTCTGCAGCACTTTTGTTGTCATACTGCTGAAACTTTGCGCTCGCTGATGACACTTCTGATGTTAAGTGATAGATTGAAAGCGATTACAATTAAGAAAATCCAAATAATAACAGACAGAAACTATTCCAGGCACGAAATAGTCCACCGTTGCAGATTACCGGTGCGGCTTTTTTCAATGCAGTCACGAGTAGAAAATAATGAAATTACAAAGTTATGATGAATTGCTTAACAGCAAGCATCGGCTGTCGCTGATGCTCTTTCTTTTTTTAAACTCAGTAACGTCCCTATTTTGTTTATGCAGCATCAATGGAAAAATGGCGACTTTCCAGTATTCCCCGCCCACGGTAATTATTGCGTTATTCAGTGCTATAATTGTGGGGTGGATGCTTTTAAAGCCTTCAGGCAAATTTCCGATATTAAATATCGTCGCGATCGTTACCGGTTTACTCTGGACATGGCAAATATACCTTAAGTATGAGTCGGTATTTTATTTCGACGGCAGCTTTTTAGTGATAAGCCTGGTCAGCGTCTTTTTTATCAGCGCAATTGCGTTAGGCGATCACCTGCTGGCTTTCTGTCTGCATACGGCGCCGCCCTCCGTGGCGGTACTGCTGCTGGATCATGGCCAAAACACGGTGCTTATTCTGTTTACCATCGCCTTGCCGCTGATAGGCTTCACGCTGCACCATCTGATGCAGCGCCGCCGCGACAGGTTTACCCGCCGTCTGATGCGCCAGCTCTATGAAGAGAAAGAGACCTACAGCGATCTCAGTATGCTGGACCCGCTGACTGGCCTCTATAACCGCCGTGGGTTAAAAAACCGGCTGGAAAATATTCTTGAAAATCATGCGGGAAGCCACTTTGTCCTGCTGCTGGATATCGACCATTTTAAAGCCTATAACGACAACTATGGCCATGCGATGGGCGATCAGGCGCTGGCTCGCGTCTCTGTTGCCATTCGGGATGCCGTGCGGTCCAGGGACATTGTGGCGCGCTATGGCGGAGAAGAATTTCTGGTGCTGTTAACTAACGTCAATGAGTCGATCGCCCGCAAGCTTTCAGAGCGGATCCGTCAGTATGTCCTTAACCTTGAGATCCCTCATCGCTTCAACGATCGGGTAGCGACCCATGTCACGGTCAGCGCCGGATTTGCGCCATTGTATGAAGAGGATTTTGACAGTGCGCTCGCTAATGCCGATCGCGCGTTATATCTGGCTAAGAATCGTGGGCGTAATACTATTCTTTCCTATGAAGATATTGCCAAAAGCAGCCTGGCTCAGCCAGCTGATGCCATGTAGTTTCCTGCTATGGCCCAGGGATATGGGCCAATACTTTTATTAATCTGATCATTAATTTTAATGCAAATGCCAGAAAAAACGGGAGAGTTTGGGTTAATGAAGCCCGGGTGCAGAAAAATACATTATTACTCTGAATCAAAAATAACCCCCTGACGGATCCCTTTTAATGAAATGCATCTCATTTAATAATGCCCGCAAAAAAAGTACTCTTGATTATTCCTGAAATTGGGAATTAATGGTGATATACCTTTTATTTCCTCCCTGCTCTTTTCTGCAGCTGTTGTTATAAAAAATAAGAAACGTTTCCCTGCCCTTTGCCTACTGTTAAACGCAGCCCGTGCGATCGTCCCCGGCACAAAATGAAGCTTGTTTGTGCAATTTTCCTCAGATAGAATCAAGAACGATTATCGTTTGCACTTCGATTCACTCTGGAAACCTTATGGCTACTCTCATCCGTCAGGCAGTTGAGTATGGTTCACATCCGCTGATCTTTTTGCAGAGCAGCCGTCCGCTGGCGCATTCGCTGCGGGCACTGTTCAGTGAAAACCGTGCATGGTTTCTGGAAAGCGTAAAGCTGGGCGAGGAAGCGCCCGCCAGCAGTATGACGCTGGACCGCTGGTCTGCCCCGGAGAGTTTTGCCCGGCTGAACGCGCTATATGGTGATTTTATCTATCGTGAGCAGCCTGAGCTGGCTCGCGAGCAGAAGCCGCTGCAGTCGCTCTGGGCGCAGTGGTACTTCGGCCTTGTTCTGCCGCCGATGATGATGGCCCTGCTGCTTGAGGAGCGTGCGCTTGATTGCTCCCCTGAGCACTGCCACGTCGAATTCCACGAAACCGGCAGACCGGCGACCTTCTGGTTTGACGTCCGTGAAGATGAAGAGGCGCGCTATCTCTCTCCCCGCCGCCGCATGGATCGCCTGATCCAACAGCATCTTATCCCGGTAGTACGCGGCATTGAGCAGCATGGCGAGATCAACAGCAAACTCATCTGGAGTAATACCGGCTTCACCGTCTGGTGGTTCCTTGGAGAGATAGCTTCCCTGCTGGGCGAACCGCTTAAGGTCGAACTGGAACACGCCTTCTTCTTCTCTAAAACCCTGCTCGATGGGTCAGAAAATCCTTTCTACCGCACCATGCTGCCGCGTGAGGGTGAAATGCAGCGGCGCACCTGCTGTCAGCGCTATCGCCTGCCTGATGTCCAGCGCTGCGGTAACTGCACGCTAAAACCGGTCTGATTTCGCCCCTTCCCGTTTACAGTTCGTCTGCTCTGTGGCAACTTTATGCGCTTCGTTATGTGGGAGAGAAGCATGAGCCTGGAGTCTGTACGGCAGTTCTTTGCCGAGCGCGCCCCCGATATTGGCATTATTGAACTGAGCGAAAGCACCGCTACGGTTGCGCTGGCGGCCCGCGCCCACCATGTGGAACCGGGCCAGATTGCCAAAACGCTGTCGCTGAAGGTGAAAGATCGGGTGATCCTGATTGTGACTCGCGGCGATGCCCGACTGGATAATCGCAAGCTGAAGGCGACCCTGGGTGCCAAAGCACGCATGCTGAGCACGGATGAAGTGGTGAACTGGACAGGCCATCCGGTGGGCGGCGTTTGTCCTTTCGGCCTGGAAACGCCGTTGCAGGTATTTTGCGATGTGTCGTTAAGGCATTATAACGAAGTGCTGCCTGCAGCTGGCTCCATCAACAGCGCGGTTCGCATCGATCCGGAAACGCTGGCTAAGCTGACCGATGCCACCTGGATTGACGTCTGCGAAATCCCTGCCTGACTGGCAGCCCCGGGCGTACACCGTTGCGCCCTCTTATATCCGCTGCATCATTAGCTGGTTGACTGTCGGATCGCCTCCCGCATTCCGTCAAGCTGCGTGCCTTCCGACGGCGTAACCAGCGCATAGTTGTAGTGGTTGTCACTCCAGTATTGCGCCATCAGGTCGCTGGCCCGGCGTTCGCCATGAGGCAGCTTAACGGGTTCGATCGGGCGAATATACCAGGCGACACGGCTCCCTTCCGGGCTCTGATACATCACCAGCGCCGCCGGGCCGTTATCGGTCGCCATCAGTCTTGCCCCCAGTAACCGGTAGCCAAACTGTTCAAGATTGGGCGGCAGCGTGCCGTTGATAAAATAACGCTGCACCCAGGAGGCCAGTTCACCGTTCCCCGCAGACACCACATCCAGATTCGCCGCCGTTGCGCTGCCGAACAGCTTGTAGGCCTGCATCGCATCCTCCATTGGCAGGCGGGTCTGCGCCATCTGCACATTCTTCAGCTGCCAGCCAGACCAGCCGCCCACGCCAAGCGTCATCACCAGTGCAAACGCTGCAGCAGCCTTCCATTGCCGCTGC belongs to Erwinia pyri and includes:
- the rsmC gene encoding 16S rRNA (guanine(1207)-N(2))-methyltransferase RsmC, whose amino-acid sequence is MSAFSPASEVILRHSDEFTQRRVLFAGDLQDDLPAQLDTVLSRVHTQQYHHWQILSRTMNEHAQYGLVATAETVAGCDTLVYFWPKNKPEALFQLENLLSLLPVGSDIFVVGENRSGVRSAEQMLESWATLNKIDSARRCGLYHGTLDKQSTFDAEAYWDEYPLAHLTIKTLPGVFSRDGLDAGSNLLLSTLRPHMKGKVLDIGCGAGVLSAMLASFSPKVRLFMTDVNAAAVEASKATLAANGLEGEVFASDVYSEVNGRYDMIISNPPFHDGMQTSLDAAQTLIRGAAKHLNMGGELRIVANAFLPYPQVLDETFGSHEVLVQNGRFKVYRAVLQRAAKAKR
- a CDS encoding DUF1435 domain-containing protein encodes the protein MLTAMIAACGLWGISWMSGKRLDSGWGVLLPCALMPLIALMNLSFSGWRVVMVSALLATLVMLFHKRLRHYLLLPSCLALAGGVAAITLKFGAL
- a CDS encoding GGDEF domain-containing protein, producing the protein MKLQSYDELLNSKHRLSLMLFLFLNSVTSLFCLCSINGKMATFQYSPPTVIIALFSAIIVGWMLLKPSGKFPILNIVAIVTGLLWTWQIYLKYESVFYFDGSFLVISLVSVFFISAIALGDHLLAFCLHTAPPSVAVLLLDHGQNTVLILFTIALPLIGFTLHHLMQRRRDRFTRRLMRQLYEEKETYSDLSMLDPLTGLYNRRGLKNRLENILENHAGSHFVLLLDIDHFKAYNDNYGHAMGDQALARVSVAIRDAVRSRDIVARYGGEEFLVLLTNVNESIARKLSERIRQYVLNLEIPHRFNDRVATHVTVSAGFAPLYEEDFDSALANADRALYLAKNRGRNTILSYEDIAKSSLAQPADAM
- the fhuF gene encoding siderophore-iron reductase FhuF, producing the protein MATLIRQAVEYGSHPLIFLQSSRPLAHSLRALFSENRAWFLESVKLGEEAPASSMTLDRWSAPESFARLNALYGDFIYREQPELAREQKPLQSLWAQWYFGLVLPPMMMALLLEERALDCSPEHCHVEFHETGRPATFWFDVREDEEARYLSPRRRMDRLIQQHLIPVVRGIEQHGEINSKLIWSNTGFTVWWFLGEIASLLGEPLKVELEHAFFFSKTLLDGSENPFYRTMLPREGEMQRRTCCQRYRLPDVQRCGNCTLKPV
- a CDS encoding YbaK/EbsC family protein, which translates into the protein MSLESVRQFFAERAPDIGIIELSESTATVALAARAHHVEPGQIAKTLSLKVKDRVILIVTRGDARLDNRKLKATLGAKARMLSTDEVVNWTGHPVGGVCPFGLETPLQVFCDVSLRHYNEVLPAAGSINSAVRIDPETLAKLTDATWIDVCEIPA
- a CDS encoding anti-sigma factor family protein, which codes for MRGQQPDEEQLHAWLDGQLDAETARRVERWLAENPVEAAKVEGWRQDARQLRLALHQQPVPMETPEPSQLRQRVRQQRQWKAAAAFALVMTLGVGGWSGWQLKNVQMAQTRLPMEDAMQAYKLFGSATAANLDVVSAGNGELASWVQRYFINGTLPPNLEQFGYRLLGARLMATDNGPAALVMYQSPEGSRVAWYIRPIEPVKLPHGERRASDLMAQYWSDNHYNYALVTPSEGTQLDGMREAIRQSTS